The nucleotide sequence CAGCAGCAGCGCGGTCACGAGAAGCAGGATGTACAGCGACTCGGCGTACGCCACCTGGAACAGGGGCGAGACGGGCGCGACGCAGAACAGGACGACAGCGAACAGGCTGGTCGAGGCGCTCAGGCCCACGCGGCGCATCAGCTGATGGAACACCAGGGCCGCCCCGGCGCCCGCCGCGAACGACACCAGCACCGCGGCCATCGGCCAGGGCAACCGGGTCAGGAACATGACCGCGTCGACGAGCCCCGGGTAGCCGGGGAGGAACGCCCACGCGTTCTCGGCGACATGCACACCGTCGGTCGTCGGAAGGCCGGCGGGATAGCCGGAGCCGGCGACGATCTCGTACCAGCGCCCGTCCCACAGGTTCGCGAACGAGAAGTAGTCGGGCGACGCGCTCGTCCAGGCGTTCGCGCCCTCCGCGGCGGCGAAGCTCAGGAGGATGACGGTCGTGACCGCGCGCGCCCCCAGATAGATCAGGAGGACCCGCACCCACCACAGCGTCCACCACGGGCCGCGGGCGACCGCCCGGCCGCCCGCCTCATCCGGCAGCGCCGTGGAGTCAGCGCGCGCCGGCGCCGGTGAGCCAGGCACGCAGCCCCTCCTCGACCGCGACGATCTGCTCGACGTCGACGCGCTCGTCGTCGGCGTGCGCCTTCAGCGGGTCGCCGGGGCCGTAGTTGACCGCGGGGATGCCCATGGCGCTGAACCGGGCGACGTCCGTCCACCCGTACTTCGGCTTCGCCACACCGCCGACTGCGGCGACGAACTCCTGCGCGAGGGGCGCATCCAGTCCCGGGCGGGCGCCGTCTGCACGGTCGACGACCGTGATCTCGTAGTCGCCGAACAGCTCGTGCATGTGCTCGATGGCCTCCTGCGACGAGCGCGACGGAGCGAAGCGGTAGTTGATGTGGACCATGCACTCGTCCGGGATGATGTTGCCGGCCACTCCCCCGGAGATGCCGACCGCATTGAGGCCCTCCTTGTAGACGAGCCCGTCGACCTCGACCTCACGCGCCTGGTAGCCCGCGAGGATGTCCAGGATGGGCGCGGCCTTGTGGATGGCGTTGTCGCCGACCCAGCCGCGGGCCGAGTGGGCACGCAGGCCGTAGGTGCGCACTTCGACGCGGAGGTTGCCGTTGCAGCCGCCCTCCACGACGCCGTTGCTCGGCTCGCCGAGGATGCCGAAGTCGCCGACGAAGAGGTCGGGCCGGTTGCGGGCGAGGCGGCCGAGGCCGTTCAGCTCGGCGTTGACCTCCTCGTGGTCGTACCACATCCACGTGACGTCGACGGAGGGATCTGTCAGCTCGGCGGCGAGCTTCAGCTGCACGGCGACGCCGGCCTTCATATCCACGGTTCCGCGGCCCCACAGATAGCGGATGCCGTCGTGCTCCTCGAACCGCGTCGGCAGGTTGTTGTTGAGCGGGACGGTGTCGATGTGCCCGGCGATCAGCGCCCGCCGGCCGCGGCCCAGGTCGGTGCGCGCGACGATCGCGTCGCCGTCGCGGATGACCTCCAGATGCGGCAGGCCGGTCAGCGCGGCCTCCATCGCGTCGGCGAGGGTGCCCTCCCCGCCGGAGACGGACTCGATGTCGCACAGCTGGCGTGTGAGGTCGATGGACGAGGCGGTCAGGTCGAGGGGAACACTGCTGATCTGCACCCTACTAACCTAGGGGCATGCCCTCTGCCGTGCCTGAAAATTCCGCCGCGCCCCGCTCCACCGACGTCCGTTCCACCGACGTCCGTTCCGCCTGGGGCTACGGGCTCGCGACGGTGTCCGCCGATGGAACCGTGCTCGACACCTGGTTCCCCGAGCCCCAGCTCGGCAGGCTGCCGGCGGGCCGCGACCGCTGGATCGCCCCGGCCGAGCTCGAGGAGCTGGCCGGCGACGACCCGCGCCGCGCCGTGCGCGTCGACATCGTGACGGTCGAGATCGAACTGGATGCGCCTCCCGCCTCCACGCCCGACGCGTACCTGCGCCTGCACCTGCTGTCGCACCTGCTCGTGCAGCCCAACGGCCTCAACCTGGACGGCGTGTTCGCGCACCTGCCCACCGTCGCGTGGACGAACGCCGGACCGGTGAACCCGGCCGACCTCGACCGGTTGCGTCCGCGTCTGCAGCGCGCCGGCATCCAGGTCTCGGGCATCGACAAGTTCCCGCGGCTGCTCGACTACGTGACGCCGGAGCGCGTGCGCATCGCCGACGCATCCCGGGTGCGCCTCGGCGCGCACCTGGCCCCGGGCACGACCGTGATGCACGAGGGATTCGTCAACTTCAACTCCGGCACACTCGGCACCTCGATGGTCGAAGGCCGTATCTCGCAGGGCGTCGTCGTGGGCGACGGCTCGGACATCGGCGGCGGCGCATCCATCATGGGGACGCTGTCCGGCGGCGGAACGCACCGCGTCTCGATCGGCGAGCGGGCCCTGCTCGGCGCGAACTCTGGCATCGGCATCTCGATCGGCGACGACTCGGTCGTCGAGGCCGGTCTCTACGTGACCGCAGGAACCAAGGTCGTGCTGGTCGGCGAGGCGCCGACCGCGGACGGCCGCCCCCGCACGGTGAAGGCCGCCGAGCTGTCCGGTCAGCCCGGCCTCCTCTTCCGCCGCAACTCCCTCACGGGAGCCGTCGAGGTCCTCCGCCGCAACGGCACCGGCGTGGAGCTCAACGCGGCGCTGCACGCCTAGCCCCGCTGCCCCCTCGCGTCACGATCCGACGCGGCCCCTCGTCTTTGAGGGTGATGAGCAGAGTTTGGACGGCTGTTGCCGGGCTGGCGGTCGCCGGGGCGGTGCTCCTGGGCACGACCGGATGCGGTGACGTCGGGCACCGCATCCTGTACGGAACGCTGAAGCCGAAGTCGACTCACGAGTATCAGCGGGAGTCGGCATTGGAGTTCCGCACGGTGTGGGCGAACGTGGAACGAATTCGCTTCACGGAGGAGGGCGGCAAGCCAGGCCTCGGTGCCTCGTGGCGCGCGAATGCTGTCGCCACCATCGAGGGCAGGGACTACGAGGTGATCATCGGCCCGCACGCGCTGGCGGTTCTGCATACCGATCCACCTCCCAAGACGCCGACGTTGCCCCCGACAGCCTCGCCCGTGGTCCTGACGGTGACTTACAGCGATGGGTCAACCGAGGTCATCGACTGATGCCAGTACGTGCGTGTCACGTCATGATCTGATACTCCCATCGTCTCTGAGAGTGATGAACAAATTTCGGACAGTTGTCGCAGGGCTGGCGGTCGCTGGTGCGCTGCTCGCGGGCACGACCGCGTGCGCTGAGATGGGAGACCGCATTCTGTACGGGAACTCGACCGAGAGACCGAAGTCGAATCTCGAGTACCAACGAGAGTCGGCCCTTCACTTCCGTTCGCGATGGGCGAATGTCGAAGAGATCCGGTTCAAGCGCGAAGGTGGCAAGCCGGGACTCGGAGCGGCCTGGAGCGTCAACGCGATCGCCACCCTCGACGGGGAGGAGATAGAGGTGATCATCGGCCCCGACACGCTCGGATTTCCGCTAGGAGACTCGCCTCCGATGATGCCCACTCTTCCCCCTTCGGTACCTCGCATCGCCATGACCGTGTTCTACAGCGACGGCACATCGGAGGTCTTCGAATGACGACGCAGAAGGAAGACCATGACATCGCCAAAGAGGCGTATCTCGTCGACCCGCTGGCCCGGGACCCTCCGTACACCGCAGGCTCAAGATTCAAGGTAGGTCCCGACGATGTCGAGTACCTCGTCTACGACTCGCACCACGATCCGGTCTCCGGGTTCCAGGGCATGGCGGTGGTGCCCGTGGTCGCAGGCAAGCCGGACTTCTCGCACGTCACGATCGCATTCGCCGGCACGAACCCGGAGCATCGGGCGGACATCCTCGCAGACACCATGTCGGTCGTGGGCGGGGACACCGGGCCCGGTACGCAGGCGTCGGAGGCGATGGAGTTCGCCCGACGGGTCCGGGAGAGCGTCAAGAAAGAGCACCCCGAAGCGTCGTACTCCACGGTGGGGCATTCGCTCGGCGGGTGGCAGGCGATGCTGGTCGCGGCAGAGTTCGGTTGGGCCGGAGTGTCCTTCAATGGTCCGGACCCCTGGGACAGCCTTTCTCCGCGGGCGAAGGAATGGCTTCAGAGGCAGCGGGACGCCGGCCGTAACCCGATGGTCAACTATGTCAACGAGTGGGACCTGATCGGGAACCTGTCGGGCAACGGCACCGGGGCCGCGAAGTACGTCGGCGGTCCGCGGGGAAAGGGACCATTCGGTCACCACGATCTGGAGACGGCCTACGAGTTCAACGCCGACGGCTCGCTCAAGCGTCTGGGAGTGGAGGGTCGCAGCGACTGGGAGATCAGCCAGAACCAGGTTGCGGGACTCCCGGCCGGCCTGCAGCCTCAGTTCACGCCGATCATCGCCGGCCTGTACGGACGTCTGCGCCTGCCCCTGGTCGGAGAGGTCGTCGGAACCATCGCCTCCGGCGCCACGGTCCTGGTCGATACCGTGGCCGCGCTCGACCTGGCCTCCTCGATCGGCTCGCTGGGCATCTCCCTGGAGGCCATCAAGGCGGCGAACGCCGGCCTTCCCGGTCAGCTGCAGTCCGTCCTGGATGCCGGCAGGAGCACGGTGTCGATGATCCCCTTCGTCACTCCGGCGGATGTAGAGGAATGCATCAGCACCCACCGGCTGAATCCGCACCAGCGCATCGACCTCGACGCGGTCGCAGAGGTGGACCGGCGCGTCGACACTCACACGCTCGTGGTCGCCCAATTGTCCGAAGGGGTCGTCAAGGCCGTCGTTCACACACTGGAGCAGGATGGCCAGTGGGCGTCCCGCTTCTCACCGCTGCGCTGAAAGGAGACGCTCGTGTCGTTCTTACCGGAGATCTCGTCCAGCACCATTGCTGACGTGCTGGATGACGCCCTCAGAACCGCCTCGGACGCGGTCGAAACCCTGACTCACGTCGATCAGATCCTGCACCGGGCTGCGGTCGACCTGCTGAACCTCGCCCTCCCGACAATCGTCCGGGCCGGTTCGGTACCGGTGCAGGCGGCCGCCCTGGCGGTCGTTTCCGCCTCGAGCGGCCGTATCGGCCTCACCCTCGGTGGCGCCGCGTTCAGCAACACCGTGCTCGGAGGCGAGGTCGCGAAGAAGGTCGCCCAGGGGATCGACACGCTGAAAGCGGACAGCGACTACGGCAAGGCGGTGAACAGCATCACATGGTGACGTATCGATCGCTCGGCGAACTCGAGAGCGCCCACGACGAGGAGAGCGCAGCTGCCCGGCGCCGACTGGAAGACGCGGAAGAGCATCTCATGCACTACCGGTCGCAGATCGACCGGATCCAGGAGAGCGTCTACCAGGCCGTCGCTCAGCATGGTGCCGCCGATGACCCCGACTTCCGCCACGAGTTCCAGCGTTTCGCCGACCGGCACGAGGAAGCGGCTCACGAGGCGGACCGCGTCGTGACCAGGTACCAGGAGCAATACGAAGACCTGCAGCGAGAGCAGTCCCGCGAACGGGAACGGTTTGTACAAGATCACCGCTGAAGCCCCGGGCCGGCCAAGACGGTCCACGCCGGTGCGGTTGACGCGACACGCCGTCCGCCCGAGAGCGGGAACGGCATGTCTCGTCAACCAGATACTCGCTAGACGAGGGTGAGGACGGAGGCGGGGTCGGCGAGGATGCGGCCGATGTCGGCGAGGAAGCGGGAGGCCTGCTCGCCGTCGACGATCCGGTGGTCGAACGTCAGCGCGAGGGTGAGCACCTGGCGGAGCGCGATGCCGCCGTCGTGCTCCCACGGCTGACGACGCACCGCGCCCACAGCGAGGATCGCCGCCTCACCGGGCGTCAGGATGGGCGTCCCCGCATCCACGCCGAACACGCCGACGTTGGTGATCGTGATCGTGCCGCCGCTGAGGTCCGCCGGGGCGGTCCGACCCGCCCGCGCGGTCTCGGCGAGGCTGCGGATCGCGCCGGAGAGGCCGCCGAGCGTCATGCCGTCCGCGTCTCGGATCACCGGCACCATCAGCCCACGCGGCGTCGCCGCCGCGATGCCGAGATGCACGTACTCCGCCTGGACGATCTCGTTCGCGGCATCGTCCCACCGGGAGTTGACCTCCGGGGTTCGGCGCACCGCAAGCAGCAGCGCCTTGGCGACGACGGCCAGCAGCCCCGGCCGCGCCTCGGCCAGCTCGGGCAGCGCGCGCAGTCGCGAGATCAGCTCCATCGTCGGCGTCACGTCGATCGTCAGGAACACGGTCGCCTGCGGCGCACCGAACGCGCTCCGGACCATCGCGTCGGCGGTCGCCTTGCGGACGCCCCGGATCGGGATGCGCTTCTCGCGCGCTCCCGCATCCACCGTGGCCGCGCCGGCCGCTGTCGCGGAGCCGCTCCCCCGCTGTTCGGCGTACTGCTGCACATCCCCACGCGTGATCAGCCCGCGGTCACCCGAGCCGGCCACCGACGCCAGGTCGACACCGAGCTCGCGCGCGAATTTGCGCACCGGCGGGGTCGCGCGCGGGCGCTCGGCCAACGCGGTCGCCGTCGCGCCCGTGTTCGGGGCCGGCGAGGCAGCTGAGGCAGTCGCAGCCACAGTCGTCACGGCCGTCTGGGCCGTCGCGACCGAACCCGCACCCGCCGCCGCACTTCCGGCCACGGCCAACCCCGGCCGTGCCCTCCGCGCCGGGCGCGCACCCGACTCCGGCCGCGCGCCATATCCGACCAGCGTCGGCTCTCGCCCGTCCGGCGACGCCGCAGGAGCCGTCTCCGACGCGGGAGCAGCAGGAGCCGCCAGCGCGTCCCCCTCCGGCTCGCCCGCATCCACCTCGAACGCCACGAGCGGCTCGCCGACGGCCACCGTGACCCCCGGCTCCACGAACAGGCGGGAGACGCGCCCGTCGTACGGCGCCGGCAGCTCGACGAGCGCCTTGGCCGTCTCCACCTCGGCGATGATCTGGTTGAGCTGCACGGTGTCGCCGACGGCGACCTTCCAGGCGACCAATTCCGACTCGGTCAGTCCCTCGCCGAGGTCGGGCAGCGCGAACTCGCGGACGGCCATCAGTCCTCCACCCCGCTCAGCGAGTTCGGGCGGTCCATGGCGCGGTCGATGCCGTCCAGGATGCGGTCCAGGTCCGGCAGGTGCGCCGACTCCAGGCGTGCCGGCGGGTACGGGATGTCGTGCCCGGTCACACGCACCGGCGCGTGCTCCAGGTGGTAGAAGCACCGCTCGGTGATCGACGCCGAGATCTCGGCGGCCAGCCCTCCCGACAACGCAGCCTCATGCGTCACCACGAGACGGCCGGTGCGCTTCACCGACGCGACGACCGTGTCGAGGTCGAGCGGCGACAGCGAGCGCAGGTCGATGACCTCCACCGACACGCCCTCGTCGCCCGCGGCCACGGCCGCGTCGCGCGCGAGTTGCACCAGTCCGCCGTACGTGACCAGGGTCACGTCGGTGCCCTGCGTCAGCACCCGCGCTGTGCCCATCGGGCGCGCGTCGGCGAGCGGGGCGTCCTCATCCACCTCGCCCTTGGCGTGGTAGCGGCGCTTCGGCTCGAAGAACAGCACCGGGTCGTCCGACGCGATGGCCTGCTGGATGAGCGTGAACGCGTCCTGCGGATCGGACGGGCTGACCACTCGCAGCCCGGCGGTGTGCGCGAAGTACGCCTCCGGCGAGTCCGAGTGGTGCTCGGCCGAGCCGATGCCGCCCGCGAACGGCACCCGGATCACGATCGGCATGCGCACAGCGCCCTGCGTCCGGTAGTGCATCCGCGCGACCTGGTTCACGATCTGGTCGAAAGCCGGATAGATGAAGCCGTCGAACTGGATCTCCACCACCGGCCGGTACCCGCGGTACGCCATCCCGACCGCCGTGCCCAGGATCCCGGACTCCGCGAGCGGCGAGTCCATCACCCGGCGCGGCCCGAACTCGGTCTGCAGGCCGTCCGTGACGCGGAAGACGCCGCCGAGCGTGCCGATGTCCTCCCCCATCAGGACGACGTGGTCGTCGGCGGCCAGCGCTCGCCGGAGCCCGGCATTGATGGCCTTGGCCATGCTCAGTGAGGTCATCGTCCGTCGCTCCCCACGAAGGTGCGCAGGTAGCGCGAGTAGTGGTCCCGCTGGCGCGTGAGGCCGGTGTGCGGTTCGGCGTACACGTTGTCGAAGACGGTGAGCGGGTCGGGGTCGGCGAGCGTGGTGATGCCCGCGCGCATCTCTGCCGCGACGGCGTCGGCCTTCGCGGTGATCGCCGCGCGGCGTTCGTCCGTGAGGGCTCCCTGCGCGACGAGGTACGCCTCCACCCGGGCGAGCGGGTCCTTGCCGCGCCAGGCGTCGAGTTCGGACGCGTCGCGGTAGCGGGTCGGGTCGTCGGCGGTCGTGTGCGGTCCCATCCGGTACGTCACCGCCTCGATGAAGGTGGGGCCGCCACCGGAGCGGGCGCGGTCGAGCGATGCGCGCGTCACCGCGAGCACGGCCAGCACGTCGTTGCCGTCGACACGGACGCTCGGCACGCCGAAGCCGGGCGCGCGGTCGGCGATGGGACGCTGCGCCTGAAGGGACACCGGCTCCGAGATCGCGTACTGGTTGTTCTGGCAGAAGAAGATCACGGGGGCCGCGTACGTCGCCGCGAAGATCAGTGCTTCGTTCACATCCCCTTCGCTGGTGGCGCCGTCGCCGAAGTAGGCGACCGCCACCGCATCGGTGCCGTCGGCCTGGATGCCGAGGGCGTAGCCGGTCGCGTGAAGCGTCTGAGCGCCGATGATCACCTGCGGGGTGGCCATGTTGATGTCGTACGGGTTCCAGCCGCTCTGGGTCGTGCCGCGCCAGACACGCAGCAGGTCGACCAGGCCGGCGCCGCGGCAGTACGCGACGCCGTGCTCGCGGTAGCTGGAGAAGACGAAGTCGTCGGTGCGGAGCGCGCGCCCGGAGCCGATCTGAGCGGCCTCCTGGCCCAGCAGCGGCGGCCAGAGACCGAGCTCGCCCTGACGCTGCAGTGCGGTCGCCTCGGCGTCGATGCGGCGGATGACCTGCATGTCCTCGTAGAGCGCGAGCAGCTGGTCGGTTCCGATGTCGGAGACCCAGGCGTCGTAGCGGTCGTCCTCGTGCCGGACGCCGTCGGAGTCGAGGAGGCGGACGAGCCCGAGGTCGCTCATGCTGGTCTCGCGGAGGCCGTCCTCGCCGAGCCGGAGCTCGTCCATGGCACCGAGGTCCGTGTGGGAGCCGCCCCGACGGGTGGCGGGCTGATTGTCGATCGTCACGGTTCACGCAACCTTCACTCTCGCGCCCGGCCGACGCTGCTTGTGGCGCGCACGACCGGCTTCCGGCCCCTTCGCCGGAATTAGGTGGAAGGCTACGCTGTGCGATCAGCGCGCACAACCATCGGCGTGTCGACCGTGCAGGATGCACTATCCGGCCGGACGCGCTGCTGCTAGGTTTCACACTATGCGCAGCTTCGACAGCACCGACCGTCGCATCCTTCTGGCCCTCGCAGACGACCCCCGATCGACGAACGTGTCCCTCGCCGATCGGCTCGGCCTCAGCCGCAACACGGTCCAGGCGCGGGTCGCCGAGCTGGAGCGCAGCGGCGCGTTCCTGTCATTCGAGCGGCGCATCTCCGCCCGCGTCGCCGGGTATCCGCTGGCCGCCTTCGTCAACGTGCACGTGCGGCAGCAGCGGCTGGCGGCGGTCGTGGAGAGCCTCGCCGCCATCCCCGAGATCGTGCAGGCGCACGGGCTGTCCGGCCCGTCCGACCTACTGCTGCGCGTCGTGTGCGTCGACGCGGAGGACCTCTTCCGCATCACCGGCATCATCCAGTCGACGGACGGCGTCGACCGCGCAGAGACATCCCTCGACATGGGCGAGCTCATCCCCTTCCGCCTGCGCCCCCTCCTCACCCGCGACGCCTGACCCACGCCATCAGCTCCTGAGTTTTTCGGCCCGAAACCCGCCAGCCGACCCGAAAAACTCAGGAGCTGATGGCGTGATTGCCGAGCCGGACGCACGAAGGCCGCGCCGACAGAGTCGACGCGGCCTTCGGTGAGGTGCGAGAGCTCACGCCTCGGCGGGAGCCTCCACGGGGGCGGTCTCGGCGGGGGCCTCTGCGGCCTCCTCCGTGATCACCGGGGCGAGCGACAGCTTTCCGCGGTCGTCGATCTTGGTGATCTCGACCAGGACCTTCTGTCCGACTCCGAGCACGTCCTCGACGTTCTCCACGCGCTTGCCACCGGCGAGCTTGCGGACCTCCGAGATGTGCAGCAGGCCGTCCTTGCCCGGGAGCAGCGAGACGAACGCGCCGAACGCGGCGATCTTGACGACGGTTCCGAGGAACTGCTCGCCGACCTCCGGGTTGGTGGGGTTCGCGATCGCGTTGACCTGGGCGCGGGCCGCCTCGGCCGAGGGGCCGTCGGTGGCGCCGATGTAGACGGTGCCGTCCTCCTCGATGGAGATCTCGGCGCCGGTCTCGTCCTGGATGCCGTTGATCGTCTTGCCCTTCGGGCCGATCAGCTCACCGATCTTGTCGACCGGGATCTGGACCGAGATCACGCGCGGCGCGGTCGGGGCCATCTCATCCGGACGGTCGATCGCGGCGTTGAGCACGCTCAGGATGGTGGTGCGGGCGTCCTTCGCCTGCTTCAGCGCGCCGGCGAGCACCGACGACGGGATGCCGTCGAGCTTCGTGTCGAGCTGGATCGCGGTGACGAACTCGCTGGTTCCTGCGACCTTGAAGTCCATGTCGCCGAGCGCGTCCTCCGCGCCCAGGATGTCGGTGAGCGCCGCGTAGCGGGTCTCACCGTCGACGACGTCGGAGATCAGGCCCATGGCGATGCCGGCGACCGGGGCGCGCAGCGGCACACCGGCGTTCAGGAGCGACAGGGTGGAGGCGCAGACGGAGCCCATCGAGGTGGAGCCGTTGGACCCGAGGGCCTCGGACACCTGACGGATCGCGTACGGGAACTCCTCGCGGCTCGGCAGCACCGGCACGAGGGCGCGCTCGGCGAGGAAGCCGTGCCCGATCTCGCGACGCTTCGGCGACCCGACGCGGCCGGTCTCACCGGTCGAGTAGGGCGGGAAGTTGTAGTGGTGCAGGTAGCGCTTGTGCGTCACCGGCGAGAGCGAGTCGATCTGCTGCTCCATCTTGAGCATGTTCAGCGTGGTGACGCCCAGGATCTGGGTCTCGCCGCGCTGGAAGATCGCCGAGCCGTGGACGCGCGGGATGACCTGCACCTCGGCGTCGAGCGGACGGATGTCGGTGAGGCCACGACCGTCGATGCGGATGCCCTCGCGGAGCACGCGGCCGCGCATGACGACCTTCGACACCGACTTGTAGGCGGCCGAGAACTGCGACAGCGTCTCCGCGGGCAGGACTCCCGCCTCCACCTTCTCGGTGAGGGCGACCTTGACGCGCTCCTTGAGGGCGTCGTCGGCGTTCTGGCGCTCGATCTTGTCGGCGATCTGGTACACGTTCACCAGCTCGTCGTAGGCGAGGCCGGCGACGTTGTCGTAGGTCTCCTGCGAGTAGGGCAGGAAAACCGGGTAGTCGGCGATGGCCTTCGCGGCCTGCTCGGCGATGACGTTCTGCGCGCCGACGAGCTGGCGGATGAACGGCTTGGCCGCCTCGAGGCCCTGCGCGACGATCTCCTCGTTCGGCTTGACCGCTCCACCCTGGATGAGGTTCCAACTGTTCTCGGTGGCCTCCGCCTCGACCATCATGATCGCGACGTCGCCCTCGGAGCCGTCCTCGTTGGTGAGGACGCGGCCGGCGACGATGAGGTCGAACACGGCCTCCTTGAGCTGCTCGGCCTTCGGGAAGGCGATCCACTGGTCCTCGTGGGTGCCGTTGCCGGGGATGAGCGCGAGGCGCACACCGGCGATCGGGCCGGAGAACGGCAGACCGGAGATCTGCGTGGAGGCGCTGGCCGCGTTGATGGCGAGCGCGTCGTAGAACTCGTCCGGAGCGATGCTCAGGACGGTGATGACGATCTGCACCTCGTTG is from Leifsonia sp. 466MF and encodes:
- the dapE gene encoding succinyl-diaminopimelate desuccinylase — translated: MQISSVPLDLTASSIDLTRQLCDIESVSGGEGTLADAMEAALTGLPHLEVIRDGDAIVARTDLGRGRRALIAGHIDTVPLNNNLPTRFEEHDGIRYLWGRGTVDMKAGVAVQLKLAAELTDPSVDVTWMWYDHEEVNAELNGLGRLARNRPDLFVGDFGILGEPSNGVVEGGCNGNLRVEVRTYGLRAHSARGWVGDNAIHKAAPILDILAGYQAREVEVDGLVYKEGLNAVGISGGVAGNIIPDECMVHINYRFAPSRSSQEAIEHMHELFGDYEITVVDRADGARPGLDAPLAQEFVAAVGGVAKPKYGWTDVARFSAMGIPAVNYGPGDPLKAHADDERVDVEQIVAVEEGLRAWLTGAGAR
- the dapD gene encoding 2,3,4,5-tetrahydropyridine-2,6-dicarboxylate N-succinyltransferase, with protein sequence MPSAVPENSAAPRSTDVRSTDVRSAWGYGLATVSADGTVLDTWFPEPQLGRLPAGRDRWIAPAELEELAGDDPRRAVRVDIVTVEIELDAPPASTPDAYLRLHLLSHLLVQPNGLNLDGVFAHLPTVAWTNAGPVNPADLDRLRPRLQRAGIQVSGIDKFPRLLDYVTPERVRIADASRVRLGAHLAPGTTVMHEGFVNFNSGTLGTSMVEGRISQGVVVGDGSDIGGGASIMGTLSGGGTHRVSIGERALLGANSGIGISIGDDSVVEAGLYVTAGTKVVLVGEAPTADGRPRTVKAAELSGQPGLLFRRNSLTGAVEVLRRNGTGVELNAALHA
- a CDS encoding DUF6792 domain-containing protein, which translates into the protein MTTQKEDHDIAKEAYLVDPLARDPPYTAGSRFKVGPDDVEYLVYDSHHDPVSGFQGMAVVPVVAGKPDFSHVTIAFAGTNPEHRADILADTMSVVGGDTGPGTQASEAMEFARRVRESVKKEHPEASYSTVGHSLGGWQAMLVAAEFGWAGVSFNGPDPWDSLSPRAKEWLQRQRDAGRNPMVNYVNEWDLIGNLSGNGTGAAKYVGGPRGKGPFGHHDLETAYEFNADGSLKRLGVEGRSDWEISQNQVAGLPAGLQPQFTPIIAGLYGRLRLPLVGEVVGTIASGATVLVDTVAALDLASSIGSLGISLEAIKAANAGLPGQLQSVLDAGRSTVSMIPFVTPADVEECISTHRLNPHQRIDLDAVAEVDRRVDTHTLVVAQLSEGVVKAVVHTLEQDGQWASRFSPLR
- a CDS encoding dihydrolipoamide acetyltransferase family protein encodes the protein MAVREFALPDLGEGLTESELVAWKVAVGDTVQLNQIIAEVETAKALVELPAPYDGRVSRLFVEPGVTVAVGEPLVAFEVDAGEPEGDALAAPAAPASETAPAASPDGREPTLVGYGARPESGARPARRARPGLAVAGSAAAGAGSVATAQTAVTTVAATASAASPAPNTGATATALAERPRATPPVRKFARELGVDLASVAGSGDRGLITRGDVQQYAEQRGSGSATAAGAATVDAGAREKRIPIRGVRKATADAMVRSAFGAPQATVFLTIDVTPTMELISRLRALPELAEARPGLLAVVAKALLLAVRRTPEVNSRWDDAANEIVQAEYVHLGIAAATPRGLMVPVIRDADGMTLGGLSGAIRSLAETARAGRTAPADLSGGTITITNVGVFGVDAGTPILTPGEAAILAVGAVRRQPWEHDGGIALRQVLTLALTFDHRIVDGEQASRFLADIGRILADPASVLTLV
- a CDS encoding alpha-ketoacid dehydrogenase subunit beta, encoding MTSLSMAKAINAGLRRALAADDHVVLMGEDIGTLGGVFRVTDGLQTEFGPRRVMDSPLAESGILGTAVGMAYRGYRPVVEIQFDGFIYPAFDQIVNQVARMHYRTQGAVRMPIVIRVPFAGGIGSAEHHSDSPEAYFAHTAGLRVVSPSDPQDAFTLIQQAIASDDPVLFFEPKRRYHAKGEVDEDAPLADARPMGTARVLTQGTDVTLVTYGGLVQLARDAAVAAGDEGVSVEVIDLRSLSPLDLDTVVASVKRTGRLVVTHEAALSGGLAAEISASITERCFYHLEHAPVRVTGHDIPYPPARLESAHLPDLDRILDGIDRAMDRPNSLSGVED
- the pdhA gene encoding pyruvate dehydrogenase (acetyl-transferring) E1 component subunit alpha, with the protein product MDELRLGEDGLRETSMSDLGLVRLLDSDGVRHEDDRYDAWVSDIGTDQLLALYEDMQVIRRIDAEATALQRQGELGLWPPLLGQEAAQIGSGRALRTDDFVFSSYREHGVAYCRGAGLVDLLRVWRGTTQSGWNPYDINMATPQVIIGAQTLHATGYALGIQADGTDAVAVAYFGDGATSEGDVNEALIFAATYAAPVIFFCQNNQYAISEPVSLQAQRPIADRAPGFGVPSVRVDGNDVLAVLAVTRASLDRARSGGGPTFIEAVTYRMGPHTTADDPTRYRDASELDAWRGKDPLARVEAYLVAQGALTDERRAAITAKADAVAAEMRAGITTLADPDPLTVFDNVYAEPHTGLTRQRDHYSRYLRTFVGSDGR
- a CDS encoding Lrp/AsnC family transcriptional regulator, which produces MRSFDSTDRRILLALADDPRSTNVSLADRLGLSRNTVQARVAELERSGAFLSFERRISARVAGYPLAAFVNVHVRQQRLAAVVESLAAIPEIVQAHGLSGPSDLLLRVVCVDAEDLFRITGIIQSTDGVDRAETSLDMGELIPFRLRPLLTRDA
- a CDS encoding polyribonucleotide nucleotidyltransferase, whose protein sequence is MEGPEIKFAEAVLDNGRFGTRTVRFETGRLAQQAQGAVAAYLDEETMLLSATSASKHPKDNFDFFPLTVDVEERSYAAGKIPGSFFRREGRPSTEAILVCRLIDRPLRPSFVDGLRNEVQIVITVLSIAPDEFYDALAINAASASTQISGLPFSGPIAGVRLALIPGNGTHEDQWIAFPKAEQLKEAVFDLIVAGRVLTNEDGSEGDVAIMMVEAEATENSWNLIQGGAVKPNEEIVAQGLEAAKPFIRQLVGAQNVIAEQAAKAIADYPVFLPYSQETYDNVAGLAYDELVNVYQIADKIERQNADDALKERVKVALTEKVEAGVLPAETLSQFSAAYKSVSKVVMRGRVLREGIRIDGRGLTDIRPLDAEVQVIPRVHGSAIFQRGETQILGVTTLNMLKMEQQIDSLSPVTHKRYLHHYNFPPYSTGETGRVGSPKRREIGHGFLAERALVPVLPSREEFPYAIRQVSEALGSNGSTSMGSVCASTLSLLNAGVPLRAPVAGIAMGLISDVVDGETRYAALTDILGAEDALGDMDFKVAGTSEFVTAIQLDTKLDGIPSSVLAGALKQAKDARTTILSVLNAAIDRPDEMAPTAPRVISVQIPVDKIGELIGPKGKTINGIQDETGAEISIEEDGTVYIGATDGPSAEAARAQVNAIANPTNPEVGEQFLGTVVKIAAFGAFVSLLPGKDGLLHISEVRKLAGGKRVENVEDVLGVGQKVLVEITKIDDRGKLSLAPVITEEAAEAPAETAPVEAPAEA